One segment of Anopheles stephensi strain Indian chromosome 3, UCI_ANSTEP_V1.0, whole genome shotgun sequence DNA contains the following:
- the LOC118510168 gene encoding myb-like protein I translates to MIPQHNQVINALSQHDSEMDTVMVQQQQLQQQQQQQYATNAASPPVFGSQMVDKNSSTPYTDATQTKKHSPGHIKRPMNPFMVWSQIERRKICEVTPDMHNAVISKNLGQRWKQLSPAERQPFIEEAERLRKLHTQEYPNYKYRPKKKQVKGGSGGGGGGAGGTGGSSKSSSSSTGAGSPALSTSSSSSSSTGSPESVSSRDSCGSSSSSSSSSSSSTVGGKSPASSGKRSRTASGKVSKAGAANGAGSLKGKKQVISHELAQPMMAAVATPATVTTLAAQPDCYSLAATKLLPNSPESATLYDERSLISPEPTFGPFSEGTPIFIPTPDHNVFVMEESNHFDQDTKGFLYANGNTPDLAGDSVGSPLGHNTNITSSTSATTTNNNNNNNNTSSNSSPGALSHVGAGNHVASCNSPHPQHHNQAQHQHQQHGNNQQHHNNNNNSLQINNNHLQHQQQTTPSVKSVYTDSDGDCVKTEKYYEDDECPSDRFGSMLDDSCLDGVAGINRIDDSLDLGPGSVGSAGPPGSGACFGEIVTFNGNFTLPNASQQQHQQQQQRLQPHQSHHLNQQQQPQQQQQQQQQQRGTLASFNEITNGQQCHQPQQLQPFQFSLAIQPLVANSLHQHLHQQQQQHQSQQQFQLPLRQYGCQQVGLVDSQVAVENMGSLPLLAETSLVPNCQPSPSVDGFGAASLSLGVLDGTIIDGNSQTDVLLDMLGTTNMDYTFEGFETASSSSGSHLEFITEDNSIFLSEPNLIGYNV, encoded by the coding sequence ACGAAAAAACACAGCCCCGGCCACATCAAGCGACCGATGAATCCGTTCATGGTGTGGAGCCAGATTGAGCGGCGCAAGATCTGCGAGGTAACGCCCGATATGCACAATGCGGTCATCTCGAAGAATCTTGGCCAGCGCTGGAAGCAGCTGAGCCCGGCCGAACGGCAGCCGTTCATCGAGGAAGCGGAACGTTTGCGCAAGCTGCACACGCAGGAATATCCCAACTACAAGTACCGtccaaagaagaagcaggTCAAGGGTGgatctggtggtggtggtggtggtgctggaggAACTGGTGGTTCGTCCAAGTCTTCGTCCTCGTCGACGGGTGCCGGCTCACCCGCCCTGTCCACAtcatcctcttcctcctcgtcgACCGGTTCGCCCGAATCGGTATCGTCCCGGGATAGCTGTGGATCGTCGAGCAgttcctcgtcgtcgtcatcatcttcGACGGTCGGCGGTAAGTCACCGGCGTCTTCCGGCAAGCGCAGCCGAACTGCTAGCGGGAAGGTGTCCAAAGCTGGCGCCGCGAATGGTGCGGGTTCGCTCAAGGGCAAGAAGCAAGTTATCAGCCACGAACTGGCCCAACCGATGATGGCGGCGGTAGCGACACCCGCCACAGTTACGACGCTTGCGGCCCAACCCGACTGCTACTCGCTGGCGGCGACCAAACTGCTGCCAAACTCACCGGAGAGTGCCACACTGTACGACGAACGGTCGTTGATCTCGCCCGAACCCACGTTTGGTCCGTTCTCGGAAGGTACGCCGATTTTCATCCCGACGCCGGACCACAACGTGTTCGTGATGGAGGAAAGCAATCACTTCGATCAGGACACAAAAGGCTTCCTGTACGCGAACGGCAACACGCCCGATCTCGCCGGTGACAGCGTGGGGAGTCCGCTGGGCCATAACACCAACATCACCTCCTCCACCTCCGCCActacaaccaacaacaacaacaacaacaacaacacctcCAGCAACAGTAGTCCGGGTGCGCTCAGTCACGTCGGCGCCGGGAACCACGTGGCGTCCTGCAACAGTCCCCATCCTCAGCATCACAATCAGGcgcaacaccaacaccagcaacacggcaacaatcagcagcatcacaataacaacaacaacagtcttcagatcaacaacaatcacctccagcaccagcagcaaacgacGCCGTCCGTCAAGTCCGTCTACACCGACAGTGACGGTGACTGCGTAAAGACGGAGAAGTACTACGAGGACGATGAGTGTCCGAGCGACCGGTTCGGAAGCATGCTGGACGACAGCTGTCTGGATGGTGTGGCCGGCATCAACCGAATAGACGACTCGCTCGATCTCGGCCCGGGCTCGGTAGGTTCCGCGGGTCCGCCCGGTTCCGGGGCGTGTTTCGGTGAGATCGTTACCTTCAACGGAAATTTCACGCTGCCCAACGCGtcccagcaacagcaccaacagcagcaacagcgacTGCAACCACACCAGTCACATCACCtcaaccagcaacagcagccacagcagcagcagcagcagcagcagcagcagcgaggcACACTAGCGAGCTTTAACGAAATTACCAACGGACAACAGTGCCACCAGCCGCAACAGCTGCAACCGTTCCAGTTCTCGTTGGCGATCCAGCCCCTGGTCGCGAACAGCCTTCACCAGCATctacaccagcagcagcagcagcaccagagcCAGCAACAGTTCCAGCTACCTCTGCGACAGTACGGCTGCCAGCAGGTCGGGTTGGTGGACTCGCAGGTCGCCGTGGAGAATATGGGCAGCTTGCCGCTGCTGGCCGAAACCTCGCTGGTCCCCAACTGTCAGCCTTCCCCATCGGTGGACGGGTTCGGTGCGGCGTCCCTATCGCTCGGCGTGCTCGACGGTACCATCATCGACGGCAACAGCCAGACGGACGTGCTGCTCGACATGCTCGGGACCACCAACATGGACTACACGTTCGAGGGGTTCGAGACGGCGTCGTCTTCGAGCGGTTCGCACCTGGAGTTCATCACCGAGGACAACAGTATTTTCCTGTCCGAGCCGAACCTGATCGGTTACAACGTTTAG